TCACCTCGCCCTTGTCGTCATGGGGTAGTCCCTTGGTGAAGTTGGCGATGGGGACGCCGAGCTTCTCCAGGTACTCCTCCTCCTCGCCATTGTTCAGCTGCTTGGGGAGGGACTCGTCCTGGGAGATCTCGATGGCCTCCTTGCGGACGCGCTCGGCCTGCTTGCGGCGCTTGTCGGGACTGGTGGGGGTGATGGCTTCCTTGCCGTTCATGGCGTAGCTCCACGTGGACGCGGGGCCCGAGGGATTCGGTAGCGCGCTGCTTCCACTGTCCGATCGATGGAGGAGCCGGGATTTGTGAGGCGCTCGCTGGCACCCCAGCGAGCGAGGAGGCATTGGGCGGCTAGAACCCCGGGGGCCTGCCCGGATGCGAGGCGTAGCGCTGGCGCACGAGGTTGGCCTGGACGTGATGGCCGGCCTTCTGCAACCAGTCCGCCGCCCACCGCACGCCCTCGGACAGGTTGGCGCAGAAGAAGTACGGCGTCTTCGCCGGCCAGAAGTGGAGGACGGCGCTCGCCGTCAGCCGGAGGGCGGGCGAGGTGATGACGACGACGCTGGCCATCACCGTCTTGCGGCGGAGCGCGTCATGCTCCTTCATCCACTGCACGTGCCGCTGGGTCTGCGCGTGGGACAGCATGCGCGCGTTGCGCGTGTCGTAGAGGAGCACGTGGGGCTCGTTGCGTTGCATGTACTCGAGCCGCTTCGCCAGGTACGTCTCCAGCTCGGCCGTGGTGGGGCTGCCCGTGAAGTGGATGAGGAGCAGGGGCCACAGCGAGTCGTCGAAGGTGAAACCGGAGGCGGTGGGGGACGGGGGTGAAGCCATGCACCCGTGAGAGCAATCCCGGGGCCAGTGTCTCCCCACCCTCCGCCCGAGGGACGCTGGTCCCGTTTCCCGGGTCATTCCTGAAAGGCGGGTACCGTCTTACCCGGAGAGTGGGCCAGGCCGATCGTATGACGACCAAGGAGGTAGGCGGCCGTGTCCCGGCTCTCCGGGCAGGTGGGCGTCGTCAGGGCCCCGCGTCGCGCTGAGCGGGCTGCGCCTGGGCGCTCATCACCTCGCGCAGCAGCGAGTCATCCACCAGGCCCGACAGGTCCGAGCTGGAGATGAAGCCGAGCTGACGCGCGTGCTCGGCGGCCTGCTGCAACTGGCCCGGATTCACCTCCAGCGCGGGCTGCAGCCGGGAGAAGGCGTCCTTCAGCACGGGCTCGGAGATGGGATGCCCCGTCACCTTGCCGAAGGCCTCGTTGACGCGCGAGACGAAGACCTCGGGCTGCTGCTGCCATTGGCGCGTGAGCTCCACGTGGGCCCGCAGCAGTTGTTTGAGTTGCTCGGGCCGCTCCTTGAGCGTCTTCTGGGTGGTGACGAGCACCGTGGTGTGGAAGCGCCGCTCCGGCCACAGGTCGCGCTCGTCCAGGAGGATGTGGCCGCCGCCCTCGGCCACCATGCGCGCGCCCCACGGCTCGGGCACCCAGGCGCCTTCAATCCTTCCGTTCAGGAAGAGGCCGAGGATGTCCGGGTTGGACAGCGGGGTGACGGTGACGTCCTGCCCCACCTTCATGCCCTGCTGGCCCAGCCAGTGCCGCAGCGCGATGTCCTGGGTGTTGCCGAGCTGCGGGGTGCCCAGCGTCTTGCCCTTGAGCTCGGCCGGGGTGCGCGCCGTCTTCGTCACCAGCACCGCGCCGCTGTCGGCCGCCGCGGCGATGACGCGCAGCTCGCGCCCACCCTTGAGGAAGGTGTTGATGGCGGGCCCCGTGCCCACGTACGAGACGTCCAGCGAGCCGGAGCTGAGCGCCTCCATGGCGGCCGGTCCGGCGTTGAACATCTTCATCTCGATGCCGGGGACGGCCTGCTGGAAGGCACCCGAGGCGTTGCCCACCAGGGCCTGGCCGTGGGTGATGTTGGGGAAGAAGCCCATGCGCAGCGGCTTCTGCTCCTTCACGCCCTGCTTCGCCGAGCCCTCCCCCGACTGCTCCTTCTTGCACCCGCCCGCCGCCAGACACAGGGCGGAGAGCGCCACCACGAGGAACCCGAAACGCATATGCCACCGAGGGTGGGGAGGGTCGGGGCCCGCCGCACATGGACCGGGGTACGAGACTTCTGTCAGCCCGGCGCCAGTCCCCAGCGGCGGCGCACGCGCAGCTCCACCGTCTGGAAGAGGACGCGGTCGATCAGGGTGCCCACGGCGATGATGCAGACCATGACGGCCATCACCTGGGGAATCTCCATCAGCTCGCGGCCCATGGTGAGCAACTGGCCCAGGCCGCCGGACACGTAGAGCAGCTCGCCGGCCATGAGGGCCCTCCAGGCGAAGCTCCACCCCAGCTTGAGGCCGGTGACGATGCCGGGCAGCGCCGCGGGCAGCAGCACGCCCCCGTAGAAACGCGCCCCGCGGATGCCGTACGTGGAGGCCACGCGCAGCAGCAGCGGATCCACGTGCATGATGCCGTCCTCCACCGCGATGGCGATGGCCAGCACCGAGCCCATCACCACCACGAAGATGATGGACGTCTCGGTGAGGCCGAACCACAGCAGCGCCAGGGGCAGCCAGCAGATGGAGGGGAGCGCCTGCAGGCCCACCACCAGCGGGCGCAGCAGCCGCCGCAGGAACTTCACCCGTCCCAGGAGCAGGCCCAGCGGCACGCCGATGAGCACCGAGAGGGCATAGCCCTGCGCGAGCCGTCCCATGGAGCGCGTGATGCCGTCCCACAACCGGCCATCTCGTGCCATGGCGACGAGGCTCTCAGTGACGGCCCTCGGGCCCGGGAACAGGTGGTGTGGCCAGGGGCCGAACCGGGCCAGCAGCTCCCACACCGCCAGGAGTCCCGCGAGGAACAGCAGCTTCTGTCCCAGGTGCCACGCCTTCATGGTGTGTCCCTCGTTCTTCCCGGGCGCCATCGCCGGGCGCGCTCATGGATTCGCTCTCGCGGAGCATGGAGCGGATCTGCCGCGCCAGCCCCACCAGTGCCACGTCATCGGGGCCCCGGGGCATGGGCAGCCGCACCTCGAGGTCCCTCAGGATGCGGCCGGGCCGCGGCGCCATCACCACCACCCGGTTGGCCAGCACCAGCGCCTCCGTCACGTCATGGGTGACGAAGACGATCGTCTTGCGCGTCTCCAGCCACACCCGCTGCAGCAGCTCGTGCATGTGCAGGCGGGTCTGCGCGTCCAGCGAGCCGAAGGGCTCGTCCATCAGCAGCACCGGCGAGTCCACCGCCAGCGCCCGGGCGAGCGCCGTGCGCATCTTCATGCCGCCCGACAGCTCGTGCGGCATGGCGTTCTCGAAGCCGTCCAGCTGCACGTAGCGGATGAAGCGGCGCGCGCGCTCGGCGCGCTCGGCCCTGGACAGGCCCCGGGCGGCGAGCACGAACTCGATGTTCTGCCGCACCGACAGCCAGGGGAAGAGCGCCGACTCCTGGAACATGAGCAGCCGGTCCGGCCCCGGTCCGGTGATGGGCTTGCCGTCGATGCGCACCTGCCCGCCGGTGGGGGAGAGCTGTCCCGCCAGCGCGTACAGCAGGGTGGACTTGCCGCAGCCCGAGGGCCCCAGCAGGCACACGAACTCGCCGGAGCGGATGTTGAGGTTGACGTCCTGGAGCGCCACCACCTTGTTGGCGTAGTGGTGCTCCACCCGCTTGACGGCGATCTTCGCCGACTCCTCCCCGACGAAGGCGGGGACGAGCGTCTCCTTGACGGTCTCCTTCACCTCCCGCACGCGCCGGAAGAGCGAGCGCCAGAGGCGGGTGAGGCGTCCAGAGCGGGGCGCGGCCTTCGGCGGGGGAGCGGGCTGGGTGGTTGGATCGGCGAGGCGCATCACACGGTCGTAACGGAGTTTGCGCAGCTCGCAACTGGAGCGGCGGGAGTCGTAGACAAGACAGTTGTCGATGGGACGGGAATACACATGCAACGAGATGGCGAAGCCGCTGCGCGCGCCGGTGCGCACCGAGTGCAGCTCCGCCTCGGGGTTGCGGTGGTCCATGGCGCCGGGCAGCAGCGTGCGGCGGGGGCCCATGCGCTCGACGAGCGCGTAGCCGGGCTCCTGGCCGCCCGCCACCAGGCGGTAGTCGGCGACCTCCAGCTCGCCCGCGACGGTCATCAGGAAACACTCCTGGCCGTCGTGCCCGTGGATGGGGGCGCGGGCGTTGCGGCCCCAGCCCAGCACGAGCACCTCGAGATCCTCGTCCCGGTACACCAGCGTGCGGGTGTAGCGCCCCTCCTGCAGCAGGGCGAAGGGCTCCACGGCGCGCCGGTGCAGCTGGCCCTGCCGGAGCACCTCCTCGAGGGCCTGGGCCCCTCCCCGGGCATTGGCTTCCCGGAGACGCAGGATGAACTGCCTCAGGGACAGGGAACGGGGAGGGACGGAGACCTCGGGCTCGGGTGCGAGAGCAGCGTCCATCGCCTGCCATTCGGTCGGTGGGCTGCGTTCCATTGTCGCTCTCCTTCCGCCCTTTCATCGGACCTCAGGGCGGGTGAGGCTCGATGAAGGTGGGGATGACACCTCCCACAGCCAAGGTGGGGGCGGGCCGCCGGGGAGGGGCCCGGTTCGGGCCTGGGGGAGGAGGGGCGGTTGCCTGCCTGGCTGCATTTCCCGGGAAACGTGGCGGGGCGGTTCCAGTCAAAGCGGCACGCCTGGTTCCAGGGTTCGCTTGTGTACGAATTCTGTGACACCTTCCCACCGCGCGACGGCAGGACGGGAGCACCCTGGCGGGAGAGCCGGGCCTGGCCTGTGGAGGAGACGGTTCGTGATGCAGCAAGTGGGCAAGTACCAGTTGGTTCGCAAGCTCGCCACTGGTGGCATGGCCGAGGTGTTCCTCGCCAAGGCCGCCGGCCCCATGGGCTTCGAGAAGACCCTGGTGCTCAAGCGCATCCTGCCGCACCTGGCCGAGGAGACCGCCTTCGTGGAGATGTTCCTCTCCGAGGCGAAGCTGGCCGCTCAGCTCACCCATCCGAACATCGTGCAGATCTTCGATTTCGGTGAGTCCGAGGGGACGTACTTCCTGGCCATGGAGTACATCGACGGGCCCAGCCTGCGCACGCTCATCAAGCGCGCCTTGGCCAATGGCATGGAGCTGCCGCTCGCGGTGTGTGCCCGGCTCGTCGCCCAGGCCTGCGAGGGTCTGGCCTTCGCTCATGACTTCGCCGATCCGGAGACGGGGGAGGCGCAGGGACTCATCCACCGGGACATCAGCCCGGACAACATCCTGTTGTCGAAGCAGGGGGCGGTGAAGGTGGTGGACTTCGGCATCGCCAAGGCGGCGGGCCAGGCCCACAAGACCGCGAGCGGTGTCATCAAGGGCAAGATCGCGTACATGCCGCCCGAGCAGGTCCGCGCCGAGTCCCTGGATCGACGGGTGGATGTGTACGCGCTCGGCGTCGTGCTCTACGAGCTGCTCACGGGCCACAAGCCGTTCGAGGCGGAGTCCGACGTCGGGGTGATGCGGGCCATCCTCTACCAGTCCCCGATGCCCGCGGTGCAGTTCCGGCCGGAGCTGCCCGACTCCATGCGGCGCGTGCTGGGCCGGGCGCTCGCCAAGGACCGCGAGCAGCGCTACCCGGACTGCCACGCGTTCCAGTCGGACCTGGAGGAGTTCATCCTCTCGGTGGGCAAGCCCGTGACGACGCAGCAGGTCGCCCAGCTCATCACCCAGGTCGCTTCCAGTACGGAACCGGCGTCCGCATCCCAGCCTGGCACCGCGCGCGGTGAGCCGACGCACTCGGCCACTCCCGTCCACACGCCGCCGCCTCGAGCTCACGAGGAGAAGACGGATGTGGAGGCCGCCGAGGCTCCCCAGACGGTGCGGTTGCGCAAGCCGCAGACTGTCAAGGAGGAGGTGACGGATGTCGAGGCGCCCAAGACGGTGCCGCTGCGCCAGCCTCAGGCCGTGAAGGAGGAGGTGACGGATGTCGAGGCGCCCAAGACGGTGCCGTTGCGCCAGCCTCAGGCCGTGAAGGAGGAGGTGACGGATGTCGAGGCGCCCAAGACGGTGCCGCTGCGCCAGCCTCAGGCCGAGAAGGATGTGGTGGCTGTCGAGGCGACCAAGACGGTGCAGGTGCGCCAGCCTCAGGCCGTGAAGGAGGAGGGGGCGGTAGCCGAGGCGCCCAAGACGGTGCAACTGCGCCAGTCTCCACCCGTGAAGGAGGAGTCGCCCGAGGATCACTCCGAGCGCCCGACAGCCCCGGACATCCGTCCACTGCCGTCTGTGCGGCGGCCCTCCATGGAGGTGCTCTCGGCGCAGCGGAAGTCCGTGGAGCCTCAACGGGGAGGCAAGTGGAGAGTGGCCCTCGTGGCGAGCGTGCTCATCGCGGGGGGAGCGGGAGTCTTGATGCACCGGACGGGCTCCTTCGCGCCAGCGCCCCAGGAATCGGCGCCCCTGGCAAAGCAGACCTCTGCCCTCGCGACGCCGCCTTCGACCGGGCCTGTCGCCGAGAAAGCGCCCGCGGCCGAGCCGCCTCCCGCGACATCCTCCGCGCCGTCCACGGACAGTCCTGGTTCTGGAGAGGGGCCCCAGGAGAATCTCGAAGTTGCCTCTGCCGCCGGGCCCCAGGACGCAGGGGTCACGCAGGAGGATTCCCCCTCCGAGCCGGGGACTCCACCGCCCCAGTCCGCCCCGCTCCAGGCAGGGGAGCAAAAGCCCAAGGTGAAGCCCACGCGTGCTGCCAAGTCCATCGCGAAGGGGAAGGTCGAGTTCCGTGTCCGGCCCTACGCCACCGTCTTCTTGAGTGGAAAGGAATTGGGCGACACCCCCATGGATCCCGTGGAGTTGCCGCCGGGGAACTACACCGTGAAGCTCGTCAACAAGAGCATGACGAAGACCCTGAGCATCCGGGTGGTGAACGGGGAGACCACCGTCATCAGGCACAACTTCACTACCCCGGAGTGAGGCGTACGGGAGCTCCGTGCCTCACCCGGGGACGCGCTGATTCACCGGGGGAAATGCGACTGCTGCCACGAGGCGAGGGACTGTGCGGCTTGCTGCAACTCCTCGCTGGTGTGTGCCGCTCGGAGTTGCTTGCCAATCGTGGAGAGAGCCTCGAGAGGTCCGAGCTTGGAGGGTGAATCCGTGCGCAACAACTTCTCCTGCAGGTAGAAGAGCTGATTCAGGAGCCGCTCGCAGTCGGCGCGGACCGCCGTCTGGCATCTGGACGTAGCCGTCTGCGCCTGGTCTGCACTCTCTTCATGCTTCGGGGCCACCACCCGGCTCTGGGCGTGCTTGGGTGTTGTTTCCATGAGGCCGTGTCGTTGCTGCCACGAGCCGAGGGACTGTGCGGCTTGCTGCAACTCCTCGCTGGTGCGTGCCGCTCGGAGTTGCTGGTCAATCTTGGAGAGCTCCTCGAGTGAACCGGGATGGGGGGGTGAATCCGTGCGCAGGAGCTTTTCTTGGAGGTAGGGCAGTTGCTTCAGGAGCCGCTCGCAGTCGATGCGAACCGCGGTCTGGCATCCGGGTGTATGGGTCTGCTCCGTCTCCTGCTTTTTGGGGCGCGGCGCGGGCCTCGGGTTCTCGTGCTTCTGCTGGGCGTTTCCGGTTGCTGCGGAGGTGGGAGTCTCCGCTCGCTTCTGCTCTATCTCCTGCTTCACCAACTTCTGTACGGACTCGAAGTGCGCCTCGGTTTTGGGGGCGACCTGCACAGGCAGTTTCACGTTGGGCCGCAGTAGGAGGGCAACCCTGAATGCCGGGGTCGCCAGGCCATGCTTGCCCATCTCGTACAGGATGATGCCCTCATAGAGGGAGATGATGACCTCCTCGTCCGTCCCGTGAGGTCGTTGGCGGGCGACCTGGATCTGGCTGAGCGCGGGTTCGTATTCGAGATTTTCGTGCAGCGCGTTGATCAAGGTGATGCGTTTGCGGCTCTCACTTTCGTTCGCAGCGCGCGCGGCGAAGGGAAGGGCCAGGGCCAGGACAAGGAGCAGAGCACCTTGAATGGAGGAGCTCTCGGAATTCTTTCCCAGGTAACGTTGAGGTTTCATTGAAACATTTGTCGCTGCTGCCAGAGGTCAAGAGCATGTGCGGCGTCCTGCAGTTCCTCTTGAGTGCGGGCCGCCCGGATCTCCTGTCCGAGCATGACGAGTTGGCTGATTGGGACGAGTGGGGATGCCGGCTTCGTGCGGAGGAATGCCTCCTGGGTAAAGAGGATCCGCTGTATGAGCAGTTCGCAGTCGGCGCTGACGATGAGCTGGCACTTGGACGTATCCAGGTTCGCGGCATCGCGGACTTTCTTCTTTTGCTGGGCGCGCTCCTCCTCCCGCTGCTCCGCCTCCCGCCGCTCCGCCGCGAGCTGCTCCGCCTCTCGCTGCTCTGCTTCCAGTTGCTCCGCCTCCCACTGCTCCTCTGCGAGCCGTTCCGCCTCCCGCCGCTCCGCCGCGAGCCGCTCTCTCTTCTCTCGCTCTGGGTCCTTGTCAAGGAACTCACGAGCGAACTCATCGAGATCTTTTGTGATGAGCATCCGCTCATGGCTCGTTGGCGCGTTCTCTATCCGGGTTTTCAACTCCGACCATCTTTCGGAGACGAGACCCTGGAATGTGCCGTTGGAGCAAAGCGCCTGTTTCATGAGGGCAAGCCGCGACAACTGCCTTTCTTTCAGGTTCCGGCCCGGTAGGGAGGGCTCAGGCGCACAGTCCAATGGTTTGATGGGCTGTACGGCAACAGGCCCTTCCTTCGTCTGCTCTGCTTTCTGGGCGCTCGGAGGGGGAGACATGGAAGGAAGCTTCGTGTCAGCTTTTGCCACCTGGGTCTCTGAAGTCCTGGGCTGCACGCTCGAGGACTCTTCTTCCTTGGACGACTGCGCAGTCTTGGTGTCTTCGTGCTCTTCCAGGGTAGGAGCCGTTGATGGGGGGGCGGGAGGGTCCTCCCATTCCTGCTCCGCCGTGGTCGATGGCGCTTCCGTGCCGCTCGGCGGAAGGAGGGATGCCACCTCTTGCTTCACCTGCTTGCGCGTGGACTCGAAGAGCGCTTCGACCTTGGGTGCTACCTGTACGGGCAGTTTCGCGTCGGGCCTCAGCAGGAGAGCAGACAGGAAGACAGAAGTCGCCGGGCCTTGCTTGCGCATTTCGTACAGGATGATGCCCTGGTAGAGGGAGAGGGTGACCTCGTCGTCCGTGCTACGAGGAAGTTGGCGTGCGAGTTGGATCCGGCTGAGGGCGAGCTCGTAGTCGAGATTCTCGTACAGGTGGTTGATCGAGATGATGTAGTTGCGGATCTCGCCACCGTTCTCTGCGGGCGCGGTGAAGGGCAGGACCAGGGCCAGGACGAGGGCGAGGGAGAGTACGCCTTGAACGGCAGCTCTCATGGAATTCCCCTCCAAGAAACGGTGCGGTCTCATTGAGACAATTGCTGCTGCTGCCAGCGGTCAAGAGCATACCCGGCTTCCCGCAGTTGCTCTTTGGTGCGAGCCGCCCGGATCTTCTGGCCGATCGTGACAAGCTGCCTGATTGGAACGAGTCTGGAGGACGGATTTGCGCGGAGGAATGTCTCCTGAACGGAGAGGAGCCGCTGCATGAGCAGTTCGCAGTCGGCGCTGACAATGGGCTGGCACTTGGAGGTGAACATGGCAGCGGTATCGCGGGCGTTCTTGCGCTCTGCTTCCCGCTGTTCCGCCGCGAGCCGCTCTGCTTCCTGCTGTTCCGCCGCGAGCCGCTTTGCTTCCTGCTGTTCAGGAGTGAGCCGCTCTGCTTCCCGCTGTTCCGCCGCGAGCCGCTCTGCTTCCTGCTGTTCCGCTGCGAGCCGCTCTGCTTCCCGCTGTTCCGCTGCGAGCCGCTCTGCTTCCCGCTGTTCCGCCACGAGCCGGTCCCTCTTCTCTTGCTCTGGATCCTCATAAACGAACTCACGAGCGAACTGATCAAGGTCAGTGGTGATGAGTCTCCGCTCGTCGATCGTTGAGGCTGTCTCTATCCGGTTCTTCAACTTCATCCATGTTCCGTAGACGAGACCCTGGAATTTGCCGTTGGTGCAAAGCGCCTGTTTCATGAGGACAAGCCGCGACAACTGCCGTTCCTTCGAGGTCCGGCCTGACAGATAGGGCTCAGGCGCACAGTCCGGAGGTTTGATGGGCTGTACGGCCACAGGCCCGTCTTTCTGCTGCTCGGCTTTCTGGGTGCTCGGCGCGGGAGCCATGGGTTCCACGCTCGAGGCCTCTTCCTCCCTGGATGACTGCGCAATCCTCGTGTCCTCGCGCTTTTCAAGGGCAGAACCCGTTGATGGGGGAGCAGGAGGGGTCTCCCGTTTCTGCTCCGCCTTGTTCGATGGTTTCTCCGTTCCGTTCGGTGGGAGGAGGGGCTCCACCTCTTGCTTCACCTGCTTGCGTACGGACTCGAAGAGCGCCTCGACCTTGGGGGCCACCTGTACGGGTAGTTTTGCGTCGGGTTTCAGCAGGAGGGCGGACCTGAAGACTGAAGCTGCCGGGCTCTGCTTGCGCAGCTCGTACAAGATGATGCCTTCGTAGAGGGAGAGGGTGACCTCGTGGTCCGTGCTGCGCGGCAGTTGGCGTCCGAGTTGGACCTGCCTGAGGGCGAGTTCGTAATCGAGACCCTCGTACAGCCGGTTGATCGAGATGAGGACGTTGCGGATTTCGCCGTCGTTCGCAGCGGGCGCGGCGAAGGGAAGGACCAGGGCCAGGACAAGGGCGAGTGCGCCTTGAGCGGCGGGCCTCCCAAAATTGACTTTCATGTAGCGATTGCTCCCTGACTTGGGAGGTTATCCCGAAGCCCCAGACGCGCAAAAGGCACGTCCGCCCCCCTGGTCCCCTCATTCTCACGGACTGAGAGCACGCGGACGGCCCTGTGTCCAGACCGCTGATCCACCGGTCCACCCGGAAAAGTGAGGGGGGTAAGCAACTTCCACGGGGGTCCATGGGAGAATGGATCAACGGATTTCACACGAGACTTCGTAGGAGCCCCCATGACCTCCATTGATCGCAACCGCAGCCCGCTGGCCCCGGTGGGCCGCCAGACCGTCGAGAAGGCCCAGCCGACCGTGGCCCCGGCGGTGAACACCGTGAAGGCCGACAGCGCCAAGGTGACCAAGCAGGGCGGAGACACCTTCGAAGCGGGCCCCGCGCGCCAGGTGTCGGCGAGCCTGCTGGGTGGCAGCAAGCCCAAGGACAAGGTGTTCGACGGTCAGTTCGTGGGGGCCGGGGGCCAGACGTTCCCGCCGGGCACGTCGCTGAGCGACATCCCGGGCGTCACCCCGCGCAACAACCCCAACCCCGCCAAGACCGTCATCTACGTCAACGGCATCATGACGGACAAGGCCGGGCAGTCCAGCGACCTCCAGGCCATCGCCGACAAGACGAACGCCAAGGCGATCGGCATCCACAACTCCACCGAGGGCTTCATCTCCGACCTGGCCCAGTGCGTGAAGGACAAGCTGGACAAGGGCACCAACCCGGCCGTGGACACGCTCGCGGACACCGTCTACTCGGAGCTCAAGGCCGGCCGCGACGTGCACCTGATGGGCTACAGCCAGGGCGGTCTCATCACCAGCCGCGCGCTCAAGGATGTCTACAACCGGCTGCGCATCGAAGATGGGTTGTCCAAGGCGGACACCGAGAAGGTGATGAGCAAGCTGAACGTGGAGACCTTCGGGGCGGCCGCGGCCACCTACCCGGATGGTCCCAAGTACGTGCACTACATCAACAACCGCGACGCGGTCCCCACGGTCACCGGCCTGGGTGGCAGCGTGGATCCGCTCACCTTCATCAAGAAGGCGGGCAAGGACGCGGTCATCCACCGCTTCGGCGATGGTGGCATCAACCTCCTCAAGAACCACA
The sequence above is drawn from the Archangium gephyra genome and encodes:
- a CDS encoding STAS/SEC14 domain-containing protein is translated as MASPPSPTASGFTFDDSLWPLLLIHFTGSPTTAELETYLAKRLEYMQRNEPHVLLYDTRNARMLSHAQTQRHVQWMKEHDALRRKTVMASVVVITSPALRLTASAVLHFWPAKTPYFFCANLSEGVRWAADWLQKAGHHVQANLVRQRYASHPGRPPGF
- a CDS encoding ABC transporter substrate-binding protein — encoded protein: MRFGFLVVALSALCLAAGGCKKEQSGEGSAKQGVKEQKPLRMGFFPNITHGQALVGNASGAFQQAVPGIEMKMFNAGPAAMEALSSGSLDVSYVGTGPAINTFLKGGRELRVIAAAADSGAVLVTKTARTPAELKGKTLGTPQLGNTQDIALRHWLGQQGMKVGQDVTVTPLSNPDILGLFLNGRIEGAWVPEPWGARMVAEGGGHILLDERDLWPERRFHTTVLVTTQKTLKERPEQLKQLLRAHVELTRQWQQQPEVFVSRVNEAFGKVTGHPISEPVLKDAFSRLQPALEVNPGQLQQAAEHARQLGFISSSDLSGLVDDSLLREVMSAQAQPAQRDAGP
- a CDS encoding ABC transporter permease produces the protein MFLAGLLAVWELLARFGPWPHHLFPGPRAVTESLVAMARDGRLWDGITRSMGRLAQGYALSVLIGVPLGLLLGRVKFLRRLLRPLVVGLQALPSICWLPLALLWFGLTETSIIFVVVMGSVLAIAIAVEDGIMHVDPLLLRVASTYGIRGARFYGGVLLPAALPGIVTGLKLGWSFAWRALMAGELLYVSGGLGQLLTMGRELMEIPQVMAVMVCIIAVGTLIDRVLFQTVELRVRRRWGLAPG
- a CDS encoding ATP-binding cassette domain-containing protein codes for the protein MERSPPTEWQAMDAALAPEPEVSVPPRSLSLRQFILRLREANARGGAQALEEVLRQGQLHRRAVEPFALLQEGRYTRTLVYRDEDLEVLVLGWGRNARAPIHGHDGQECFLMTVAGELEVADYRLVAGGQEPGYALVERMGPRRTLLPGAMDHRNPEAELHSVRTGARSGFAISLHVYSRPIDNCLVYDSRRSSCELRKLRYDRVMRLADPTTQPAPPPKAAPRSGRLTRLWRSLFRRVREVKETVKETLVPAFVGEESAKIAVKRVEHHYANKVVALQDVNLNIRSGEFVCLLGPSGCGKSTLLYALAGQLSPTGGQVRIDGKPITGPGPDRLLMFQESALFPWLSVRQNIEFVLAARGLSRAERAERARRFIRYVQLDGFENAMPHELSGGMKMRTALARALAVDSPVLLMDEPFGSLDAQTRLHMHELLQRVWLETRKTIVFVTHDVTEALVLANRVVVMAPRPGRILRDLEVRLPMPRGPDDVALVGLARQIRSMLRESESMSAPGDGAREERGTHHEGVAPGTEAAVPRGTPGGVGAAGPVRPLATPPVPGPEGRH
- a CDS encoding serine/threonine protein kinase, with the protein product MQQVGKYQLVRKLATGGMAEVFLAKAAGPMGFEKTLVLKRILPHLAEETAFVEMFLSEAKLAAQLTHPNIVQIFDFGESEGTYFLAMEYIDGPSLRTLIKRALANGMELPLAVCARLVAQACEGLAFAHDFADPETGEAQGLIHRDISPDNILLSKQGAVKVVDFGIAKAAGQAHKTASGVIKGKIAYMPPEQVRAESLDRRVDVYALGVVLYELLTGHKPFEAESDVGVMRAILYQSPMPAVQFRPELPDSMRRVLGRALAKDREQRYPDCHAFQSDLEEFILSVGKPVTTQQVAQLITQVASSTEPASASQPGTARGEPTHSATPVHTPPPRAHEEKTDVEAAEAPQTVRLRKPQTVKEEVTDVEAPKTVPLRQPQAVKEEVTDVEAPKTVPLRQPQAVKEEVTDVEAPKTVPLRQPQAEKDVVAVEATKTVQVRQPQAVKEEGAVAEAPKTVQLRQSPPVKEESPEDHSERPTAPDIRPLPSVRRPSMEVLSAQRKSVEPQRGGKWRVALVASVLIAGGAGVLMHRTGSFAPAPQESAPLAKQTSALATPPSTGPVAEKAPAAEPPPATSSAPSTDSPGSGEGPQENLEVASAAGPQDAGVTQEDSPSEPGTPPPQSAPLQAGEQKPKVKPTRAAKSIAKGKVEFRVRPYATVFLSGKELGDTPMDPVELPPGNYTVKLVNKSMTKTLSIRVVNGETTVIRHNFTTPE